One genomic window of Elaeis guineensis isolate ETL-2024a chromosome 2, EG11, whole genome shotgun sequence includes the following:
- the LOC105059395 gene encoding F-box protein At5g46170, with protein sequence MASSAVREELDLEGSPPGRGDREPEEEAEGIDHFDRLPDALLLDVFNRIGDVKALGRCCVVCRRFHSLVPLVDYVVVHVDCVISDDPGPSSSSAPGCGGGGAGPDKGRGVFSHLARLVFGSLVKPLQALGQILSPAASATSRRSSGSSLSSSSSSSSSEVSHHSPTEVLKNFKEIRRLRIELPAGELRVEDGIFLKWKADFGSTLDTCVILGAASVLSSSSSPLSPKSSNPDPNPSFQDACGGDDSGTIPESFYTNGSLKLRVVWTISSLIAASARHYLLQQIIADHETLESLDLTDADGQGVLTMNKGQLRDLRVKPVSPSGTLQRTLVPALSMRLWYAPHLELPGGVVLEGATLVAIRPSETPGDGGGGGGGGIGSSDGCWVSNAFEEPYRTAAKLLVKRRNYCLEMNSF encoded by the coding sequence ATGGCGTCGTCTGCCGTCCGGGAAGAGTTGGATCTGGAAGGGTCGCCGCCGGGGCGCGGCGATCGGGAGCcagaggaggaggcggaggggaTCGATCACTTCGACCGGTTGCCGGACGCGTTGCTCCTCGACGTCTTCAATCGGATCGGGGATGTCAAGGCCCTCGGCCGGTGCTGTGTTGTCTGCCGCCGCTTCCATTCTCTTGTCCCTCTCGTCGACTACGTCGTCGTCCACGTTGACTGCGTCATCTCCGACGACCCTGGCCCATCCTCCTCCTCCGCCCCCGGATGCGGCGGCGGAGGCGCCGGCCCGGATAAGGGCCGTGGCGTCTTCTCTCATCTTGCCCGCCTCGTCTTTGGCAGCCTTGTCAAGCCCCTCCAGGCTCTCGGCCAAATCCTCTCCCCCGCCGCCTCCGCCACTTCCCGGAGATCCTCGGGCTCCTCTTTGTcgtcttcttcgtcttcctcctcctctgaggTCTCCCACCACTCCCCGACCGAGGTCCTGAAGAACTTCAAGGAGATCCGCCGCCTACGGATAGAGCTCCCCGCCGGCGAGCTCCGTGTCGAAGACGGCATCTTCCTCAAGTGGAAGGCCGACTTCGGCTCCACCCTCGACACCTGTGTCATCCTCGGCGCCGCCTCTGTCCTCTCCTCGTCGTCCTCCCCCCTCTCCCCGAAATCTTCCAACCCTGACCCTAACCCTAGCTTCCAGGATGCCTGCGGCGGAGATGACAGCGGGACCATCCCGGAGTCCTTCTACACCAATGGAAGCTTGAAGCTTAGGGTGGTGTGGACAATCAGCTCCCTCATCGCCGCCTCCGCCCGCCATTATCTCCTGCAGCAGATCATCGCCGACCACGAGACGCTGGAGAGCTTGGATCTCACAGACGCTGATGGACAGGGGGTGCTAACCATGAACAAGGGGCAGCTGCGGGATCTGCGGGTGAAGCCGGTCTCACCGTCGGGGACGTTGCAGCGGACGCTCGTGCCGGCCCTCAGCATGCGGCTCTGGTACGCCCCCCACCTGGAACTGCCCGGTGGGGTGGTCCTCGAGGGAGCAACACTGGTGGCCATTCGGCCGAGCGAGACACCAGGTgacggtggtggtggtggtggtggtggtattGGGTCCTCTGATGGATGCTGGGTCTCGAATGCCTTTGAAGAGCCATACAGGACCGCGGCTAAGTTGCTCGTGAAGAGGAGAAATTACTGCCTGGAGATGAATTCCTTCTGA